A region from the Takifugu rubripes chromosome 22, fTakRub1.2, whole genome shotgun sequence genome encodes:
- the LOC101069096 gene encoding cytoplasmic dynein 1 intermediate chain 2-like isoform X3 → MSDKSELKAELERKKQRIAQIREEKKRKEEEKKKKDRGADTGGASSAGHEDSDLEKKRREAEALLQSVGINPDIPHAQPLRVVTEDTCLFHYLVPAPMSPSNKSVGSDAGSQDSGDGNAGPRRGAVRLGMSKVTQVDFVPKEMVSYSKETQTPTEAVAHTDQKADEEEDEEVSAPLPVEGAQEEKEEQGEQQVDDTPKELTEEEKLQVLHSEDFLTFFERGSRIVERALAEQVDVCFDYSGRDLEDKEGDLQAGAKLVLNRQFADEHWTKNRVVTCLDWSPQYPELLVASYNNNEDAPHEPDGVALVWNMKYKKNTPEYIFHCQSEVMSAGFAKFHPNLVVGGTYSGQIVLWDNRSNKRTPVQRTPLSAAAHTHPVYCVSVVGTQNANNLISISTDGKMCSWSLDMLSQPQDSLELVFKQSKAVAVTSMAFPLGDVNNFVVGSEDGSVYTACRHGSKAGITEVFEGHHGPVTGLSCHSAGGPIDFSHLFISSSFDWTVKLWSTKSTRPLYSFEDSCDYVYDAMWSPTHPALFACVDLAGRLDLWNLNNDTEVPTASVYVEGGTALNRVRWAHSGKEIATGDSEGQVQVYDVGEQICVPKADEWTRFVRTLAEINENRDEAEELANV, encoded by the exons ATGTCTGACAAGAGCGAGCTGAaggctgagctggagaggaagaaacagcGAATCGCTCAGATtcgagaggaaaaaaagagaaaagaagaggagaagaaaaagaaggac CGCGGCGCAGATACTGGCGGCGCGTCTTCTGCCGGTCATGAAGATTCTGacctggagaagaagaggagggaggcagaggcTCTGCTGCAGAGTGTTGGCATCAACCCCGACATCCCCCACG cTCAACCCCTCAGGGTAGTAACAGAAGATACGTGTCTGTTTCACTACCTAGTCCCCGCCCCCATGTCCCCCTCCAACAAATCAGTGGGCAGCGATGCAGGAAGTCAAGATTCCGGAGACGGAAACGCTGGACCGAG ACGTGGAGCTGTGAGGCTGGGTATGTCCAAAGTGACCCAGGTGGACTTTGTCCCAAAGGAAATGGTGTCCTACTCCAAGGAAACTCAGACCCCCACGGAGGCTGTTGCTCACACGGACCAAAAAGCAG atgaggaagaggatgaagaggttaGCGCCCCTCTGCCAGTAGAGGGCGCtcaagaagagaaggaagaacagGGGGAACAGCAGGTGGACG ATACTCCAAAGGAGCTGACCgaagaagagaagctgcaggTCCTGCACTCAGAAGACTTCCTGACCTTCTTCGAACGGGGCAGCAGGATCGTGGAGAGGGCTCTAGCTGAGCAGGTGGACGTCTGCTTTGACTACAGCGGCAGAGACCTGGAGGATAAGGAAGG CGATCTGCAGGCAGGAGCAAAGCTGGTTCTGAACCGCCAGTTTGCAGACGAGCACTGGACTAAGAACAGAGTGGTCACCTGTCTGGACTGGTCACCTCAG TATCCTGAGCTGCTGGTGGCCTCCTACAACAACAACGAGGATGCTCCGCATGAACCCGATGGAGTGGCTCTGGTCTGGAACATGAAGTACAAGAAAAACACCCCCGAGTACATCTTCCATTGCCAA TCAGAGGTGATGTCAGCTGGTTTTGCAAAGTTTCACCCCAACCTGGTGGTGGGTGGGACATACTCCGGGCAGATTGTCCTGTGGGACAATAGAAGCAACAAGCGCACCCCTGTTCAGAGAACCCCCCTGTCGGCAGCTGCACACACG CATCCAGTCTACTGCGTCAGCGTGGTCGGAACGCAAAATGCCAACAACCTGATCAGCATTTCCACTGACGGCAAAATGTGCTCCTGGAGTCTGGACATGCTGTCGCAGCCACAG GACAGCCTGGAGTTGGTGTTCAAACAGAGCAAAGCGGTCGCCGTCACCTCCATGGCTTTTCCTCTGGGGGACGTGAACAACTTTGTGGTGGGGAGTGAGGATGGATCTGTGTACACTGCCTGTCGCCATGGGAG TAAGGCGGGCATCACCGAGGTCTTCGAGGGTCATCACGGCCCAGTGACCGGGCTCAGCTGCCACAGCGCCGGAGGACCCATCGACTTCTCccacctcttcatctcctcctcttttgaTTGGACCGTCAAACTCTGGAGCACTAAA AGCACCCGTCCATTGTACTCGTTCGAGGACAGTTGTGATTATGTGTATGACGCAATGTGGTCTCCAACACACCCGGCTCTGTTCGCTTGTGTGGACCTGGCAGGACGTCTGGACCTGTGGAACCTCAACAATGATACAGaa gtcCCGACCGCCAGCGTGTACGTGGAGGGCGGGACGGCGCTCAACCGTGTGAGATGGGCTCACTCTGGGAAAGAGATCGCCACCGGGGACTCTGAGGGACAGGTGCAGGTGTACGACGTGGGAGAG CAAATCTGCGTGCCCAAGGCGGACGAGTGGACGCGCTTCGTCAGGACTCTGGCGGAGATCAACGAGAATCGAGACGAGGCTGAAGAGCTGGCGAACGTTTGA
- the pcyt1aa gene encoding choline-phosphate cytidylyltransferase A, giving the protein MQAQSSSELLLSRKRKRDGSNGEMEEGERSGKIPRCTVGLRHPAPFSDDLEPADKPYKRVSMDEAKRGTSPDRPVRVYADGIFDVFHSGHARALMQAKCLFPNTHLIVGVCSDDMTHKYKGFTVMNEDERYDAIRHCRYVDEVVRDAPWTLTPEFLTKHRIDFVAHDDIPYSSAGSDDVYKHIKAAGMFAPTQRTEGISTSDIITRIVRDYDVYVRRNLQRGYTAKELNVSFINEKKYHLQERVDKVKRKVRDVEEKSKEFVQKVEEKSIDLIQKWEEKSREFIGNFLQMFGPEGALKHMLKEGKGRMLQAISPRQSPSSSPTREERSPSPTFRLPFFTKTSPPPSPPHHSGARGYLISEDDDEEEEEDDEDDES; this is encoded by the exons ATGCAGGCCCAGAGCTCCAgcgagctgctgctgtccagaAAACGAAAGAGAGATGGTTCCAATGgcgagatggaggagggagagaggagtgggAAAATCCCCAGATGTACCGTG GGACTGAGGCACCCCGCACCTTTCTCAGACGACCTCGAACCTGCGGATAAACCCTATAAACGAGTCAGCATGGACGAAGCAAAGCGGGGGACGTCAC CTGACCGACCGGTGCGGGTGTATGCAGATGGCATCTTTGACGTTTTCCACTCGGGCCACGCCAGAGCGCTGATGCAGGCTAAGTGCCTTTTCCCCAATACACACCTGATCGTCGGAG TGTGCAGTGATGACATGACCCACAAATACAAGGGCTTCACGGTGATGAACGAGGACGAGCGCTACGACGCCATCAGACACTGCCGCTACGTCGACGAAGTTGTGAGGGACGCGCCCTGGACGCTAACGCCCGAGTTCCTCACAAAGCACCGC ATCGACTTTGTGGCCCATGACGATATCCCATACTCCTCAGCTGGAAGTGATGATGTGTACAAGCACATTAAAGCAGCTG GCATGTTTGCCCCGACTCAGCGGACGGAGGGCATCTccacctctgacatcatcacgcGCATCGTTCGCGACTACGACGTCTACGTCAGGCGGAACCTGCAGAGGGGCTACACGGCGAAGGAACTCAACGTCAGCTTCATTAAC GAGAAGAAGTACCATCTGCAGGAGCGCGTggacaaggtgaagaggaaagTTCGGGatgtggaggagaagagcaaagagtttgtgcagaaggtggaggagaagagcatcGACCTCATCCAGAAATGGGAGGAGAAATCCAGGGAGTTCATCGGGAACTTCTTGCAGATGTTTGGTCCCGAGGGAGCTCTG AAGCACATGCTGAAGGAGGGCAAGGGCCGCATGCTGCAGGCCATCAGCCCCAGACAgagccccagcagcagccccacCCGCGAGGAGCGCTCCCCCTCTCCCACCTTCCGCCTCCCCTTCTTCACCAAGacctccccacccccctctcctccgCACCACAGCGGAGCCCGGGGATATCTCATCAGCGAGGACgacgacgaggaggaagaggaggacgacgaaGATGATGAAAGCTAG
- the LOC101069096 gene encoding cytoplasmic dynein 1 intermediate chain 2-like isoform X2 — protein sequence MSDKSELKAELERKKQRIAQIREEKKRKEEEKKKKDRGADTGGASSAGHEDSDLEKKRREAEALLQSVGINPDIPHVPAPMSPSNKSVGSDAGSQDSGDGNAGPRTLHWDPDPSTLQLHSDSELIGRGAVRLGMSKVTQVDFVPKEMVSYSKETQTPTEAVAHTDQKADEEEDEEVSAPLPVEGAQEEKEEQGEQQVDDTPKELTEEEKLQVLHSEDFLTFFERGSRIVERALAEQVDVCFDYSGRDLEDKEGDLQAGAKLVLNRQFADEHWTKNRVVTCLDWSPQYPELLVASYNNNEDAPHEPDGVALVWNMKYKKNTPEYIFHCQSEVMSAGFAKFHPNLVVGGTYSGQIVLWDNRSNKRTPVQRTPLSAAAHTHPVYCVSVVGTQNANNLISISTDGKMCSWSLDMLSQPQDSLELVFKQSKAVAVTSMAFPLGDVNNFVVGSEDGSVYTACRHGSKAGITEVFEGHHGPVTGLSCHSAGGPIDFSHLFISSSFDWTVKLWSTKSTRPLYSFEDSCDYVYDAMWSPTHPALFACVDLAGRLDLWNLNNDTEVPTASVYVEGGTALNRVRWAHSGKEIATGDSEGQVQVYDVGEQICVPKADEWTRFVRTLAEINENRDEAEELANV from the exons ATGTCTGACAAGAGCGAGCTGAaggctgagctggagaggaagaaacagcGAATCGCTCAGATtcgagaggaaaaaaagagaaaagaagaggagaagaaaaagaaggac CGCGGCGCAGATACTGGCGGCGCGTCTTCTGCCGGTCATGAAGATTCTGacctggagaagaagaggagggaggcagaggcTCTGCTGCAGAGTGTTGGCATCAACCCCGACATCCCCCACG TCCCCGCCCCCATGTCCCCCTCCAACAAATCAGTGGGCAGCGATGCAGGAAGTCAAGATTCCGGAGACGGAAACGCTGGACCGAG GACATTGCACTGGGATCCTGACCCCTCTACTCTGCAACTCCACTCCGACTCTGAGCTCATAGG ACGTGGAGCTGTGAGGCTGGGTATGTCCAAAGTGACCCAGGTGGACTTTGTCCCAAAGGAAATGGTGTCCTACTCCAAGGAAACTCAGACCCCCACGGAGGCTGTTGCTCACACGGACCAAAAAGCAG atgaggaagaggatgaagaggttaGCGCCCCTCTGCCAGTAGAGGGCGCtcaagaagagaaggaagaacagGGGGAACAGCAGGTGGACG ATACTCCAAAGGAGCTGACCgaagaagagaagctgcaggTCCTGCACTCAGAAGACTTCCTGACCTTCTTCGAACGGGGCAGCAGGATCGTGGAGAGGGCTCTAGCTGAGCAGGTGGACGTCTGCTTTGACTACAGCGGCAGAGACCTGGAGGATAAGGAAGG CGATCTGCAGGCAGGAGCAAAGCTGGTTCTGAACCGCCAGTTTGCAGACGAGCACTGGACTAAGAACAGAGTGGTCACCTGTCTGGACTGGTCACCTCAG TATCCTGAGCTGCTGGTGGCCTCCTACAACAACAACGAGGATGCTCCGCATGAACCCGATGGAGTGGCTCTGGTCTGGAACATGAAGTACAAGAAAAACACCCCCGAGTACATCTTCCATTGCCAA TCAGAGGTGATGTCAGCTGGTTTTGCAAAGTTTCACCCCAACCTGGTGGTGGGTGGGACATACTCCGGGCAGATTGTCCTGTGGGACAATAGAAGCAACAAGCGCACCCCTGTTCAGAGAACCCCCCTGTCGGCAGCTGCACACACG CATCCAGTCTACTGCGTCAGCGTGGTCGGAACGCAAAATGCCAACAACCTGATCAGCATTTCCACTGACGGCAAAATGTGCTCCTGGAGTCTGGACATGCTGTCGCAGCCACAG GACAGCCTGGAGTTGGTGTTCAAACAGAGCAAAGCGGTCGCCGTCACCTCCATGGCTTTTCCTCTGGGGGACGTGAACAACTTTGTGGTGGGGAGTGAGGATGGATCTGTGTACACTGCCTGTCGCCATGGGAG TAAGGCGGGCATCACCGAGGTCTTCGAGGGTCATCACGGCCCAGTGACCGGGCTCAGCTGCCACAGCGCCGGAGGACCCATCGACTTCTCccacctcttcatctcctcctcttttgaTTGGACCGTCAAACTCTGGAGCACTAAA AGCACCCGTCCATTGTACTCGTTCGAGGACAGTTGTGATTATGTGTATGACGCAATGTGGTCTCCAACACACCCGGCTCTGTTCGCTTGTGTGGACCTGGCAGGACGTCTGGACCTGTGGAACCTCAACAATGATACAGaa gtcCCGACCGCCAGCGTGTACGTGGAGGGCGGGACGGCGCTCAACCGTGTGAGATGGGCTCACTCTGGGAAAGAGATCGCCACCGGGGACTCTGAGGGACAGGTGCAGGTGTACGACGTGGGAGAG CAAATCTGCGTGCCCAAGGCGGACGAGTGGACGCGCTTCGTCAGGACTCTGGCGGAGATCAACGAGAATCGAGACGAGGCTGAAGAGCTGGCGAACGTTTGA
- the LOC101069096 gene encoding cytoplasmic dynein 1 intermediate chain 2-like isoform X1 codes for MSDKSELKAELERKKQRIAQIREEKKRKEEEKKKKDRGADTGGASSAGHEDSDLEKKRREAEALLQSVGINPDIPHAQPLRVVTEDTCLFHYLVPAPMSPSNKSVGSDAGSQDSGDGNAGPRTLHWDPDPSTLQLHSDSELIGRGAVRLGMSKVTQVDFVPKEMVSYSKETQTPTEAVAHTDQKADEEEDEEVSAPLPVEGAQEEKEEQGEQQVDDTPKELTEEEKLQVLHSEDFLTFFERGSRIVERALAEQVDVCFDYSGRDLEDKEGDLQAGAKLVLNRQFADEHWTKNRVVTCLDWSPQYPELLVASYNNNEDAPHEPDGVALVWNMKYKKNTPEYIFHCQSEVMSAGFAKFHPNLVVGGTYSGQIVLWDNRSNKRTPVQRTPLSAAAHTHPVYCVSVVGTQNANNLISISTDGKMCSWSLDMLSQPQDSLELVFKQSKAVAVTSMAFPLGDVNNFVVGSEDGSVYTACRHGSKAGITEVFEGHHGPVTGLSCHSAGGPIDFSHLFISSSFDWTVKLWSTKSTRPLYSFEDSCDYVYDAMWSPTHPALFACVDLAGRLDLWNLNNDTEVPTASVYVEGGTALNRVRWAHSGKEIATGDSEGQVQVYDVGEQICVPKADEWTRFVRTLAEINENRDEAEELANV; via the exons ATGTCTGACAAGAGCGAGCTGAaggctgagctggagaggaagaaacagcGAATCGCTCAGATtcgagaggaaaaaaagagaaaagaagaggagaagaaaaagaaggac CGCGGCGCAGATACTGGCGGCGCGTCTTCTGCCGGTCATGAAGATTCTGacctggagaagaagaggagggaggcagaggcTCTGCTGCAGAGTGTTGGCATCAACCCCGACATCCCCCACG cTCAACCCCTCAGGGTAGTAACAGAAGATACGTGTCTGTTTCACTACCTAGTCCCCGCCCCCATGTCCCCCTCCAACAAATCAGTGGGCAGCGATGCAGGAAGTCAAGATTCCGGAGACGGAAACGCTGGACCGAG GACATTGCACTGGGATCCTGACCCCTCTACTCTGCAACTCCACTCCGACTCTGAGCTCATAGG ACGTGGAGCTGTGAGGCTGGGTATGTCCAAAGTGACCCAGGTGGACTTTGTCCCAAAGGAAATGGTGTCCTACTCCAAGGAAACTCAGACCCCCACGGAGGCTGTTGCTCACACGGACCAAAAAGCAG atgaggaagaggatgaagaggttaGCGCCCCTCTGCCAGTAGAGGGCGCtcaagaagagaaggaagaacagGGGGAACAGCAGGTGGACG ATACTCCAAAGGAGCTGACCgaagaagagaagctgcaggTCCTGCACTCAGAAGACTTCCTGACCTTCTTCGAACGGGGCAGCAGGATCGTGGAGAGGGCTCTAGCTGAGCAGGTGGACGTCTGCTTTGACTACAGCGGCAGAGACCTGGAGGATAAGGAAGG CGATCTGCAGGCAGGAGCAAAGCTGGTTCTGAACCGCCAGTTTGCAGACGAGCACTGGACTAAGAACAGAGTGGTCACCTGTCTGGACTGGTCACCTCAG TATCCTGAGCTGCTGGTGGCCTCCTACAACAACAACGAGGATGCTCCGCATGAACCCGATGGAGTGGCTCTGGTCTGGAACATGAAGTACAAGAAAAACACCCCCGAGTACATCTTCCATTGCCAA TCAGAGGTGATGTCAGCTGGTTTTGCAAAGTTTCACCCCAACCTGGTGGTGGGTGGGACATACTCCGGGCAGATTGTCCTGTGGGACAATAGAAGCAACAAGCGCACCCCTGTTCAGAGAACCCCCCTGTCGGCAGCTGCACACACG CATCCAGTCTACTGCGTCAGCGTGGTCGGAACGCAAAATGCCAACAACCTGATCAGCATTTCCACTGACGGCAAAATGTGCTCCTGGAGTCTGGACATGCTGTCGCAGCCACAG GACAGCCTGGAGTTGGTGTTCAAACAGAGCAAAGCGGTCGCCGTCACCTCCATGGCTTTTCCTCTGGGGGACGTGAACAACTTTGTGGTGGGGAGTGAGGATGGATCTGTGTACACTGCCTGTCGCCATGGGAG TAAGGCGGGCATCACCGAGGTCTTCGAGGGTCATCACGGCCCAGTGACCGGGCTCAGCTGCCACAGCGCCGGAGGACCCATCGACTTCTCccacctcttcatctcctcctcttttgaTTGGACCGTCAAACTCTGGAGCACTAAA AGCACCCGTCCATTGTACTCGTTCGAGGACAGTTGTGATTATGTGTATGACGCAATGTGGTCTCCAACACACCCGGCTCTGTTCGCTTGTGTGGACCTGGCAGGACGTCTGGACCTGTGGAACCTCAACAATGATACAGaa gtcCCGACCGCCAGCGTGTACGTGGAGGGCGGGACGGCGCTCAACCGTGTGAGATGGGCTCACTCTGGGAAAGAGATCGCCACCGGGGACTCTGAGGGACAGGTGCAGGTGTACGACGTGGGAGAG CAAATCTGCGTGCCCAAGGCGGACGAGTGGACGCGCTTCGTCAGGACTCTGGCGGAGATCAACGAGAATCGAGACGAGGCTGAAGAGCTGGCGAACGTTTGA
- the LOC101068870 gene encoding pollen-specific leucine-rich repeat extensin-like protein 4, with protein MCSRLDGTEEMPQQVFGMVFQVSFLRAVCHLLLASALLEATPLMDTKNREERHINISSDRAHHFLTNSRPKRNPDPKWYRANPDFQSYYRFYNSIGHTEGLYEIDKIRMLYQMMRSYELVYGPDASSYQNVLGVQTTTAPSPTTTLPPTTPAPTPDPLEKAEKIYLCHLKDPLCKPKIVYLPTGAVPVLCDPRHNPACAPKSEEELKTAAPPPNAPAAPNAPKKSADPPPPVVTIKGVEYDCDPFWDPDCLIDHPPRPILEKPAPVGPAEETEGEEKAKEVEESIPAADTQQSPYPHFDPYDFKRDLYDPFLYANPAPEE; from the exons ATGTGCAGCCGATTAGACGGGACAGAGGAGATGCCACAGCAG GTATTCGGGATGGTTTTCCAGGTGTCTTTTCTGAGGGCTGTGTGCCATCTTCTCTTAGCATCAG ctctgctGGAAGCAACTCCTCTGATGGACACTAAAAATCGTGAAG AGCGGCACATAAACATCAGCTCCGATCGGGCACATCATTTCCTGACTAATTCCCGACCAAAGAGAAACCCTGACCCAAAATGGTACAGAGCCAATCCTGACTTTCAGTCCTACTACCGCTTCTACAACAGCATTGGACACACTGAAGGA CTCTATGAGATCGATAAGATCAGGATGTTGTATCAGATGATGCGTTCCTACGAGCTGGTGTATGGCCCAGATGCTTCCAGTTACCAAAATGTTCTTGGTGTGCAAACGACCACGGCACCGTCTCCCACTACCACGCTGCCTCCCACCACCCCTGCTCCCACCCCAGACCCTCTGGAGAAGGCTGAGAAGATATACCTCTGCCACCTCAAAGATCCTCTCTGCAAACCCAAGATCGTCTACCTGCCGACGGGGGCCGTTCCAGTGCTCTGTGACCCACGTCACAACCCTGCGTGTGCGCCCAAATCAGAGGAGGAGCTAAAAACTGCTGCACCACCACCCAACGCCCCAGCAGCTCCCAACGCTCCCAAAAAGTCTGCTGATCCTCCCCCACCTGTTGTGACCATCAAAGGCGTGGAGTATGACTGTGACCCATTCTGGGATCCAGACTGCCTCATCGATCACCCTCCTCGTCCCATCCTGGAAAAACCTGCACCGGTGGGCCCTGCGGAAGAGAcggaaggggaggagaaagcaaaggaggtggaggaaagcATTCCTGCAGCAGACACCCAGCAAAGCCCCTACCCTCACTTTGACCCCTATGATTTCAAGCGTGACCTTTATGATCCCTTCCTTTATGCCAATCCCGCTCCTGAAGAGTAG
- the LOC101069096 gene encoding cytoplasmic dynein 1 intermediate chain 2-like isoform X4, with amino-acid sequence MSDKSELKAELERKKQRIAQIREEKKRKEEEKKKKDRGADTGGASSAGHEDSDLEKKRREAEALLQSVGINPDIPHVPAPMSPSNKSVGSDAGSQDSGDGNAGPRRGAVRLGMSKVTQVDFVPKEMVSYSKETQTPTEAVAHTDQKADEEEDEEVSAPLPVEGAQEEKEEQGEQQVDDTPKELTEEEKLQVLHSEDFLTFFERGSRIVERALAEQVDVCFDYSGRDLEDKEGDLQAGAKLVLNRQFADEHWTKNRVVTCLDWSPQYPELLVASYNNNEDAPHEPDGVALVWNMKYKKNTPEYIFHCQSEVMSAGFAKFHPNLVVGGTYSGQIVLWDNRSNKRTPVQRTPLSAAAHTHPVYCVSVVGTQNANNLISISTDGKMCSWSLDMLSQPQDSLELVFKQSKAVAVTSMAFPLGDVNNFVVGSEDGSVYTACRHGSKAGITEVFEGHHGPVTGLSCHSAGGPIDFSHLFISSSFDWTVKLWSTKSTRPLYSFEDSCDYVYDAMWSPTHPALFACVDLAGRLDLWNLNNDTEVPTASVYVEGGTALNRVRWAHSGKEIATGDSEGQVQVYDVGEQICVPKADEWTRFVRTLAEINENRDEAEELANV; translated from the exons ATGTCTGACAAGAGCGAGCTGAaggctgagctggagaggaagaaacagcGAATCGCTCAGATtcgagaggaaaaaaagagaaaagaagaggagaagaaaaagaaggac CGCGGCGCAGATACTGGCGGCGCGTCTTCTGCCGGTCATGAAGATTCTGacctggagaagaagaggagggaggcagaggcTCTGCTGCAGAGTGTTGGCATCAACCCCGACATCCCCCACG TCCCCGCCCCCATGTCCCCCTCCAACAAATCAGTGGGCAGCGATGCAGGAAGTCAAGATTCCGGAGACGGAAACGCTGGACCGAG ACGTGGAGCTGTGAGGCTGGGTATGTCCAAAGTGACCCAGGTGGACTTTGTCCCAAAGGAAATGGTGTCCTACTCCAAGGAAACTCAGACCCCCACGGAGGCTGTTGCTCACACGGACCAAAAAGCAG atgaggaagaggatgaagaggttaGCGCCCCTCTGCCAGTAGAGGGCGCtcaagaagagaaggaagaacagGGGGAACAGCAGGTGGACG ATACTCCAAAGGAGCTGACCgaagaagagaagctgcaggTCCTGCACTCAGAAGACTTCCTGACCTTCTTCGAACGGGGCAGCAGGATCGTGGAGAGGGCTCTAGCTGAGCAGGTGGACGTCTGCTTTGACTACAGCGGCAGAGACCTGGAGGATAAGGAAGG CGATCTGCAGGCAGGAGCAAAGCTGGTTCTGAACCGCCAGTTTGCAGACGAGCACTGGACTAAGAACAGAGTGGTCACCTGTCTGGACTGGTCACCTCAG TATCCTGAGCTGCTGGTGGCCTCCTACAACAACAACGAGGATGCTCCGCATGAACCCGATGGAGTGGCTCTGGTCTGGAACATGAAGTACAAGAAAAACACCCCCGAGTACATCTTCCATTGCCAA TCAGAGGTGATGTCAGCTGGTTTTGCAAAGTTTCACCCCAACCTGGTGGTGGGTGGGACATACTCCGGGCAGATTGTCCTGTGGGACAATAGAAGCAACAAGCGCACCCCTGTTCAGAGAACCCCCCTGTCGGCAGCTGCACACACG CATCCAGTCTACTGCGTCAGCGTGGTCGGAACGCAAAATGCCAACAACCTGATCAGCATTTCCACTGACGGCAAAATGTGCTCCTGGAGTCTGGACATGCTGTCGCAGCCACAG GACAGCCTGGAGTTGGTGTTCAAACAGAGCAAAGCGGTCGCCGTCACCTCCATGGCTTTTCCTCTGGGGGACGTGAACAACTTTGTGGTGGGGAGTGAGGATGGATCTGTGTACACTGCCTGTCGCCATGGGAG TAAGGCGGGCATCACCGAGGTCTTCGAGGGTCATCACGGCCCAGTGACCGGGCTCAGCTGCCACAGCGCCGGAGGACCCATCGACTTCTCccacctcttcatctcctcctcttttgaTTGGACCGTCAAACTCTGGAGCACTAAA AGCACCCGTCCATTGTACTCGTTCGAGGACAGTTGTGATTATGTGTATGACGCAATGTGGTCTCCAACACACCCGGCTCTGTTCGCTTGTGTGGACCTGGCAGGACGTCTGGACCTGTGGAACCTCAACAATGATACAGaa gtcCCGACCGCCAGCGTGTACGTGGAGGGCGGGACGGCGCTCAACCGTGTGAGATGGGCTCACTCTGGGAAAGAGATCGCCACCGGGGACTCTGAGGGACAGGTGCAGGTGTACGACGTGGGAGAG CAAATCTGCGTGCCCAAGGCGGACGAGTGGACGCGCTTCGTCAGGACTCTGGCGGAGATCAACGAGAATCGAGACGAGGCTGAAGAGCTGGCGAACGTTTGA